The following proteins come from a genomic window of Kwoniella shandongensis chromosome 7, complete sequence:
- a CDS encoding ATP-dependent RNA helicase DBP5: MSYGANIQPGIPEADDAPIASLASRISGLSTSNTPHPPSSSDSQPQSPPVRPKPNTSNNLFGKALAGVKSDRASAPSPSTSTATSTPAPAPVAATAAAPAEESKKNVELLPAKEEGKDKMTNLMDEQDGWGEPAQNGNGEKKEVVDTSMSEASGLISNEFQVEVKLADLQADPNSPLYSVQTFEQLNLHEDLMKGIYAVGFKKPSKIQEVALPLLLSNPPRNLIGQSQSGTGKTAAFSLNMLSRVDPAMMTPQAICLAPSRELARQIQEVIDKIGQFTDIKTFLAVPGSWSRNVRIDKHILIGTPGTLVDMLSRGGRIFDPKQIRVFVLDEADEMIALQGLGDQTTRIKRMLPPNVQNVLFSATFNDQVRSFAETFAPEANQLFLKLENVTVDAIKQLYMECNGEEGKFDALSALYDCMSIGQSIVFCKRKKTADDIAERLTSEGHSVASLHGDKQSRERDDILDGFRNGKTKVLITTNVVARGIDIQQVNMVVNYDVPDQGPEGNFEPDIETYIHRIGRTGRFGRKGCSVIFVHDGRSKSDVDYIMNTLGKPMKRIDAMNPADLEQLEKALKIAMKGPN; encoded by the exons ATGTCGTACGGAGCTAACATTCAACCTGGCATTCCAGAAGCAGACGACGCACCAATAGCCTCGCTAGCCTCTCGGATATCTGGTCTATCAACTTCCAACAcccctcatccaccttcctcctcggacAGTCAGCCAcaatctcctcctgttcGACCAAAACCCAATACCAGTAATAACCTCTTTGGCAAAGCTTTAGCTGGAGTCAAGTCCGACAGAGCTTCcgcaccttcaccttccacatcaaCTGCGACTTCAACACCAGCACCAGCGCCCGTTGCTGCCACTGCCGCTGCTCCTGCGGAAGAGTCTAAAAAGAACGTTGAGCTGTTACCTgcaaaagaagaaggaaaggataAGATGACCAACCTGATGGATGAGCAAG ATGGGTGGGGTGAGCCTGCGCAGAATGGTaacggagagaagaaggaagtggtcGATACGAGTATGAGCGAAGCAAGTGGTTTGATATCCAACGAGTTccaagtcgag GTCAAACTTGCCGACTTGCAAGCGGACCCCAATTCGCCCTTATACTCTGTGCAGACATTTGAGCAACTCAACCT CCACGAGGACCTCATGAAGGGTATCTACGCCGTTGGTTTCAAGAAGCCATCCAAGATCCAAGAAGTCGCTTTACCTCTGCTTCTAAGCAATCC ACCTCGAAACCTCATCGGCCAGAGTCAGTCTGGTACTGGTAAAACAGCAGctttctccctcaacatGCTCAGTCGAGTAGACCCGGCTATGATGACTcctcag GCTATCTGTCTCGCCCCATCTCGAGAGCTCGCTCGACAAATCCAAGAAgtcatcgacaagatcgGTCAATTCACCGACATCAAGACCTTCCTTGCTGTTCCAGGATCGTGGAGTCGAAATGTCCGAATCGACAAACACATCCTTATCGGTACACCTGGAACACTGGTCGATATGCTtagtcgaggaggaaggatctTTGACCCAAAGCAGATTAGGGTGTTCGTCCTAGATGAGGCGGACGAGATGATTGCTTTGCAAGGACTGGGTGATCAGACCACTCGAATCAAGAG GATGTTGCCACCGAACGTTCAGAATGTCCTGTTCTCCGCTACATTTAATGATCAAGTTCGATCGTTCGCTGAGACTTTCGCACCTGAGGCGAACCAGCTTTTCCTCAAGTTGGAGAATGTTACGGTCGATGCGATCAAACAGCTCTACATGGAATGCAACGGCGAAGAGGGCAAGTTCGATGCGCTTTCGGCCCTATACGACTGTATGTCCATTGGACAAAGTATCGTTTTCTGCAAG CGCAAGAAGACTGCCGATGATATCGCTGAACGACTCACTTCCGAAGGCCACTCTGTCGCTTCCCTGCATGGTGATAAACAATCTCGAGAGCGAGACGATATTCTAGATGGATTTAGGAACGGTAAAACCAAGGTCCTCATCACGACCAATGTCGTTGCGAGAGGTATCGATATTCAACAAGTGAACATGGTGGTGAACTACGATGTTCCTGATCAAGGACCAGAGGGAAACTTTGAACCTGATATCGAGACTTATATCCATCGAATCG GTCGTACGGGTCGATTCGGTCGAAAGGGATGTTCAGTCATCTTTGTCCATGATGGTCGATCAAAATCCGATGTGGATTACATTATGAACACGCTCGGTAAACCAATGAAGAGGATTGACGCTATGAACCCTGCCGATCTGGAgcagctggagaag GCATTGAAGATCGCGATGAAGGGTCCGAACTAG